A genomic stretch from Telmatocola sphagniphila includes:
- a CDS encoding NAD(P)/FAD-dependent oxidoreductase, with protein MAKIVVIGGGVVGAACAYYLQKEGHSLTILDRAGFGQACSRGNCGFVCPSHVLPLTTPGAIKTALGSMFKKSAPFYIKPRLDWKLWSWLLHFARRCNNRDMLQAGHEIQALLNSSRHLYDELLAQEPIDCEWEKKGLLFVFQTDKAFHHYEETDHLLKDTFAMPAKPFAGEELLKLEPALKPGLAGGWLYEGDAHLRPDKLMSAFRKILTERGATIVENCSVDGFVGNGSAIATSQGEMTADYFVVATGAMTPFLNRELGCKIPIQPGKGYSITMPRPIKCPSIPLIFEEHRVAVTPMHSGYRIGSTMEFAGYDTSINRTRLNYLQEAAKHYLDPANDPIEEEWYGWRPMTYDSKPIIDRSPKYSNVWIAAGHNMLGLSMAPVTGKLIAEALSNRKPHIDLKPFSVARF; from the coding sequence ATGGCGAAGATCGTCGTTATCGGGGGCGGAGTGGTCGGCGCGGCATGTGCCTATTACCTGCAAAAAGAAGGGCATTCGCTGACGATCCTGGATCGCGCCGGTTTCGGGCAGGCCTGTTCGCGCGGCAATTGCGGTTTCGTATGTCCTTCCCATGTGCTACCACTGACCACGCCGGGAGCGATCAAAACCGCCCTCGGCTCCATGTTTAAAAAATCGGCCCCGTTTTATATCAAGCCTCGCCTCGATTGGAAACTCTGGTCCTGGCTGTTGCACTTTGCCCGCCGCTGCAACAATCGCGACATGCTGCAGGCCGGGCATGAGATTCAAGCTCTTTTAAATTCTTCGCGACATCTCTACGACGAATTGCTGGCCCAGGAGCCGATCGATTGCGAATGGGAAAAGAAGGGATTGCTCTTCGTTTTCCAGACGGATAAGGCGTTTCATCACTACGAAGAAACCGATCATCTGCTCAAAGATACTTTTGCCATGCCGGCCAAGCCATTTGCGGGAGAAGAACTTCTGAAACTGGAACCGGCACTGAAGCCGGGTCTGGCGGGCGGCTGGCTCTACGAAGGGGATGCGCATCTCCGGCCTGACAAACTGATGTCGGCTTTCCGTAAAATTCTGACCGAGCGCGGCGCGACCATCGTGGAAAATTGCTCCGTCGATGGCTTCGTTGGCAATGGTTCCGCGATTGCCACATCCCAGGGAGAGATGACCGCCGATTACTTCGTGGTGGCCACCGGTGCGATGACGCCTTTTCTGAATCGGGAACTGGGTTGCAAAATCCCGATTCAACCGGGCAAGGGCTATTCGATTACCATGCCGCGCCCGATCAAGTGCCCCAGTATTCCGTTGATTTTCGAAGAACATCGGGTGGCCGTGACGCCGATGCACAGCGGCTACCGCATCGGCTCCACCATGGAATTCGCCGGTTATGACACGAGCATCAACAGAACGCGGTTGAATTATCTGCAAGAAGCGGCCAAGCACTATCTGGATCCGGCCAACGATCCGATCGAAGAGGAATGGTACGGCTGGCGGCCGATGACCTACGATTCGAAACCGATCATCGACCGCAGTCCGAAATATTCGAATGTCTGGATTGCGGCCGGGCACAACATGCTCGGTTTGAGCATGGCCCCGGTAACTGGGAAACTGATTGCCGAGGCGCTGAGCAATCGAAAGCCGCACATCGACTTGAAACCCTTCAGCGTCGCCCGCTTTTAG
- a CDS encoding proline racemase family protein, translating into MKKIRVIDSHTGGEPTRVIVEGGPDLGVGPLSERKTIFRDRFDDFRKTVILEPRGHDVLVGALLVPPTDPRCVAGVIFFNNVGYLNMCGHGTIGVGVTLGHLGKITPGRHLLETTVGIVPFEYDGKNRVTLDNVPSYRYSTQVRIPVEGYGMLSGDIAWGGNWFFLCEDHGIPLSLKHLNRLLDCSNKIRQSLEANRITGEAGGEIDHIELIGPAAETTNQGRNFVLCPGAAYDRSPCGTGTSAKLACLHAAGKLQPGQIWRQESIIGSVFEGWVQVRDGVLYPTIRGEAYITGDNTLLVDPADPFRNGIS; encoded by the coding sequence ATGAAGAAGATTCGCGTAATCGATTCCCACACGGGCGGCGAGCCGACTCGTGTGATAGTGGAAGGCGGCCCCGATCTCGGTGTCGGGCCACTGTCCGAACGCAAAACCATTTTTCGCGACCGCTTCGACGATTTTCGAAAAACGGTGATTCTGGAACCGCGCGGCCATGATGTACTGGTGGGTGCCCTGCTGGTTCCCCCCACCGATCCGCGCTGCGTGGCCGGGGTGATCTTCTTCAATAACGTTGGCTATCTGAACATGTGCGGCCATGGCACCATCGGTGTCGGGGTAACGCTCGGCCACCTGGGCAAAATCACTCCCGGCCGGCACTTGCTGGAAACCACAGTCGGCATTGTTCCTTTCGAATACGACGGTAAAAACCGGGTGACACTCGATAACGTGCCCAGCTACCGTTACTCAACCCAGGTGCGGATACCTGTCGAGGGCTATGGCATGCTCTCGGGCGACATCGCCTGGGGCGGCAACTGGTTTTTTCTCTGTGAAGATCACGGTATTCCGCTTTCTTTGAAGCATTTGAATCGGCTGCTCGATTGTTCAAACAAGATTCGGCAGTCGCTGGAAGCCAATCGCATCACCGGCGAAGCGGGTGGCGAAATCGATCACATCGAATTGATCGGACCCGCCGCGGAGACTACTAATCAGGGTCGGAATTTTGTGCTTTGCCCAGGGGCGGCATACGACCGCTCTCCCTGTGGAACCGGAACATCCGCCAAGCTGGCTTGTCTCCACGCGGCCGGGAAACTCCAACCGGGGCAGATCTGGCGACAGGAGAGTATCATCGGCAGCGTCTTCGAAGGCTGGGTGCAGGTACGCGACGGCGTGCTTTATCCCACCATTCGCGGCGAAGCCTACATCACCGGGGATAACACTTTGTTGGTGGACCCGGCCGATCCCTTTCGAAATGGAATTAGTTAG
- a CDS encoding dihydrodipicolinate synthase family protein: MKVTWQGVYPAVTTQFHADQSIDFEGTALHIEKLIAAGVHGLIMLGTVGENCSLEYAEKFQVLKCALEAAKGRVPVLSGVAETTTNLACRYSADCQKAGIHGLMVLPGMVYKSDPRETIVHFRTVAKASDLPIMVYNNPVAYGVDITPEMFLSMADEPKFVAIKESSENVRRITDLKNVCGDRYTLLCGVDDLALESVMLGAVGWVSGLVNAFPAENRLLWDLAMANNYAEAVKVYRWYTPLLHLDTHMKLVQYIKLAMAEVGMGSEMVRAPRLPIVGAEREAILKIIRTAIANRPKIG, translated from the coding sequence ATGAAAGTGACCTGGCAAGGTGTCTACCCTGCGGTAACCACACAGTTCCACGCCGATCAATCCATCGATTTCGAAGGAACGGCCCTGCATATCGAGAAGTTGATCGCGGCCGGGGTGCACGGGCTGATCATGCTCGGCACCGTCGGGGAGAATTGCTCGCTGGAGTACGCTGAGAAGTTCCAGGTCCTCAAGTGCGCTCTGGAAGCGGCTAAGGGTCGGGTGCCAGTGCTCAGCGGTGTGGCCGAGACGACCACAAATTTGGCCTGTCGCTATTCCGCCGATTGCCAGAAAGCGGGTATTCACGGCTTAATGGTCCTGCCCGGCATGGTCTACAAGAGCGACCCGCGTGAAACGATCGTCCACTTCCGAACCGTGGCCAAGGCCAGCGATCTGCCGATCATGGTTTATAACAATCCGGTCGCTTACGGAGTCGACATCACTCCCGAGATGTTCCTGAGCATGGCGGACGAACCGAAGTTCGTTGCCATCAAGGAATCGTCGGAAAACGTTCGCCGGATCACGGATTTGAAGAATGTCTGCGGCGATCGCTACACGTTGCTCTGCGGCGTGGACGATCTGGCTCTGGAAAGCGTGATGCTCGGGGCCGTCGGTTGGGTATCGGGACTGGTGAATGCCTTCCCGGCCGAAAACCGTTTGCTTTGGGACCTGGCCATGGCGAATAACTATGCCGAGGCTGTGAAAGTCTACCGCTGGTACACCCCGTTATTGCACCTGGATACCCACATGAAACTGGTGCAGTACATCAAATTGGCCATGGCCGAGGTCGGCATGGGCAGCGAAATGGTGCGGGCGCCGCGTCTGCCTATCGTCGGGGCCGAGCGGGAAGCAATTCTGAAAATCATCCGCACCGCGATAGCCAACCGTCCTAAAATCGGCTAA
- a CDS encoding acyl-CoA desaturase encodes MANNMAVQSTLPSGFFARNINKVPFILLHLAVVAVFFVPVTWDVVALCVGLYVLRMFGITAGYHRYFSHRAYKTNRFVGFMMGWIGASALQKGPLWWAANHRDHHKYSDQENDPHSPIRHGLWWSHVGWVLDSNEDNVDLHGVKDFLKYPEILLLEKFHYIPAFLLGVACYLYGYFTSGSGWSAFVWGFVISTVVLYHGTFLVNSLCHVWGSRRFATTDQSRNNALVAIVTLGEGWHNNHHHYMSSANQGFYWWEIDISYYTLKVMNVFGLVWDLRKPPAKKMIPTTN; translated from the coding sequence ATGGCCAACAATATGGCCGTTCAATCCACCCTTCCTTCCGGTTTTTTCGCCCGCAATATCAACAAAGTTCCCTTTATCCTTCTTCACCTGGCCGTTGTTGCTGTTTTCTTTGTTCCTGTCACCTGGGACGTAGTAGCACTTTGCGTCGGCTTGTATGTGCTTCGGATGTTTGGGATCACCGCTGGTTACCATCGGTATTTCAGCCACCGCGCTTATAAAACGAATCGATTCGTCGGCTTCATGATGGGCTGGATCGGCGCCAGCGCCCTGCAGAAAGGGCCGCTCTGGTGGGCCGCCAATCACCGCGATCACCACAAATATTCCGATCAGGAAAACGATCCGCATTCTCCCATTCGACACGGCCTCTGGTGGTCGCATGTGGGCTGGGTTCTCGACAGCAACGAGGACAACGTCGACCTGCACGGCGTCAAGGATTTTCTGAAGTACCCCGAGATCCTGCTGCTCGAAAAATTCCACTATATCCCGGCATTTTTGCTTGGTGTGGCCTGTTATCTCTACGGTTACTTCACCTCGGGTTCAGGCTGGTCGGCCTTCGTCTGGGGATTCGTAATCAGCACCGTTGTGCTTTACCACGGTACGTTCCTGGTGAATTCTCTCTGCCACGTCTGGGGTAGCCGACGCTTCGCCACGACCGACCAGAGCCGCAACAACGCTCTGGTGGCAATCGTCACCCTGGGCGAAGGCTGGCACAACAATCACCACCACTACATGAGCTCGGCCAATCAAGGCTTCTACTGGTGGGAAATCGACATCAGCTATTACACACTCAAAGTGATGAACGTCTTCGGATTGGTTTGGGATCTGCGCAAGCCGCCTGCCAAGAAGATGATTCCCACGACCAACTGA
- the rpsU gene encoding 30S ribosomal protein S21 gives MSIRMRVHDREPIGAALRRFKKLIERSGLKKELRKHEHYEKPCEVRRRAELRKLRNIQKGTRGPV, from the coding sequence ATGTCGATTCGGATGCGCGTTCATGATCGAGAGCCAATTGGGGCTGCTTTGCGTCGGTTCAAGAAATTGATTGAGCGGAGTGGCTTGAAAAAGGAACTTCGAAAGCACGAGCATTACGAAAAGCCTTGCGAAGTCCGTCGGCGCGCCGAATTGCGGAAACTTCGCAATATTCAAAAAGGCACTCGGGGCCCCGTCTAA
- a CDS encoding carboxypeptidase-like regulatory domain-containing protein, whose amino-acid sequence MEIKGTVQLKGKPIADGAMIQFFPQENQSTEGLVATKNGAFTLPKSNGLKPGKYKVTVSLGDGKTAVNPVEGGSPPGPGGGTNIISKELVPSDWNKKSKQTVTVTKEGPNKFDFDIP is encoded by the coding sequence GTGGAAATCAAAGGGACCGTCCAGTTAAAAGGTAAGCCGATAGCCGATGGAGCGATGATTCAGTTCTTTCCGCAGGAAAATCAAAGTACTGAAGGTTTGGTTGCTACCAAAAATGGCGCCTTCACTCTGCCGAAATCGAATGGGCTCAAGCCCGGCAAATATAAAGTGACCGTGAGTCTGGGGGACGGAAAGACGGCTGTCAATCCTGTCGAAGGAGGGTCGCCGCCGGGTCCGGGTGGCGGAACGAACATTATTTCCAAAGAGCTCGTTCCTTCCGATTGGAACAAAAAATCCAAACAGACTGTAACGGTGACCAAGGAAGGCCCGAATAAATTCGACTTCGATATTCCCTGA
- a CDS encoding DUF1559 domain-containing protein, translating into MRSHNRKGFTLIELLVVIAIIAILIGLLLPAVQKVREAAARMKCSNNMKQIGLANMNYESAYGAFLPGISRSGCCWGTWMIPILPYMEQTNLFNIYVGFGGQGYATLGASPRYASSPNDQVSTQRLSTFTCPSDTPQTWAGGTLTMHNYALNAGNTNLYQTSMPFGCSGGSTVGANGCVTFGGSPFGWYEDPAALASGGDSSPSDYNNGNPASGVMGKPRAITSITDGTSNTLCVSEIIQGPSSGDIRGFTWWGGAAGVTTYQTPNNDSAPDVMTGGGCGGASITGYATSPKMPCTTTSTSSLARMQLARSKHTGGINAGFCDGSVRFVTNSIDVATWRAAGTSQGGETLSMP; encoded by the coding sequence ATGCGGTCTCACAATCGAAAAGGCTTTACATTAATTGAGCTATTGGTGGTTATTGCCATCATTGCCATCCTTATCGGCCTTCTGTTGCCCGCCGTGCAGAAAGTGCGCGAAGCCGCCGCACGTATGAAGTGCAGCAACAATATGAAGCAGATTGGTCTGGCGAATATGAATTACGAAAGCGCCTATGGTGCTTTTCTGCCGGGGATCAGCCGAAGTGGTTGTTGCTGGGGCACTTGGATGATACCCATTCTCCCCTACATGGAACAAACTAATCTCTTCAACATTTACGTCGGCTTTGGCGGTCAGGGTTATGCCACACTCGGCGCTTCGCCCCGTTATGCCAGTTCCCCGAACGATCAGGTCAGCACCCAAAGACTGAGCACCTTTACCTGTCCGAGCGACACCCCGCAGACCTGGGCCGGCGGCACACTTACCATGCATAACTACGCACTGAATGCCGGTAATACGAATCTCTACCAGACCAGCATGCCCTTTGGATGCTCGGGAGGCTCGACTGTCGGCGCTAATGGTTGTGTAACTTTCGGAGGCTCCCCCTTCGGATGGTACGAAGACCCGGCTGCATTGGCTTCCGGAGGTGATTCCTCCCCCTCCGATTACAACAATGGTAATCCCGCTAGCGGAGTCATGGGTAAACCGCGTGCGATCACATCCATCACGGATGGGACCAGCAATACCCTTTGCGTCAGCGAAATTATTCAAGGGCCCAGCAGTGGTGATATCCGCGGTTTTACCTGGTGGGGAGGGGCCGCCGGGGTCACCACTTACCAGACACCGAACAACGATAGCGCCCCGGACGTTATGACCGGTGGCGGTTGCGGCGGGGCCTCGATCACTGGATATGCAACTTCTCCCAAGATGCCCTGTACCACGACATCAACCTCCAGCTTGGCGCGGATGCAGCTGGCGCGCAGTAAGCACACCGGTGGGATCAATGCCGGTTTTTGCGATGGAAGCGTTCGCTTCGTCACCAATTCAATTGATGTGGCGACCTGGCGAGCGGCCGGTACTTCGCAAGGTGGCGAGACTCTGTCGATGCCCTAA
- a CDS encoding STAS domain-containing protein: protein MASSKSSGTVLLDILKHRHEKLLSDWWDELKSQSSISIARNGEEELKAQIERFIALIRQSADAQSLSNLNSANWRPLTEYLQEISRSRAQQGFTSEQTATFIFSLKKPFFEAIRLETAHSPEKAVAAMWEVTELIDHLGLLTVAYFQQSREEVIRRQQEELLELSTPVVKLWDGVLALPMIGTLDSARTQIVMESLLQRIVETESELAIIDITGVPTVDTLVAQHLLKTVTAIRLMGADCIISGIRPQIAQTIVHLGVDLQGVTTKSNLADALALALKRTGFTVARNRP from the coding sequence ATGGCCTCATCCAAGTCCTCCGGGACTGTTCTTCTGGATATATTGAAGCATCGACACGAAAAGTTGTTGTCCGATTGGTGGGACGAATTGAAATCGCAGTCATCGATTTCAATTGCCCGCAATGGGGAAGAAGAATTGAAAGCCCAGATTGAGCGATTCATCGCGCTCATTCGACAATCGGCCGATGCGCAATCTCTCTCGAATTTGAATTCGGCAAACTGGCGCCCGCTGACCGAATATCTCCAGGAAATTTCCCGCTCGCGAGCTCAGCAGGGTTTTACCAGCGAGCAGACGGCTACTTTCATTTTTTCGCTAAAGAAACCCTTCTTCGAAGCCATCCGCCTGGAAACCGCGCATAGCCCCGAAAAAGCGGTCGCTGCGATGTGGGAGGTGACCGAGTTAATCGATCATCTGGGCTTATTGACCGTCGCCTATTTTCAGCAGAGCCGGGAAGAGGTCATTCGACGGCAGCAGGAAGAGCTGCTGGAGCTGTCGACTCCCGTGGTGAAACTCTGGGACGGTGTGCTCGCACTGCCAATGATCGGCACTCTGGACAGCGCCCGAACGCAAATTGTCATGGAATCGCTACTGCAGCGGATCGTTGAGACCGAATCCGAACTCGCCATCATCGACATCACCGGTGTGCCGACCGTCGACACGCTCGTTGCTCAGCATCTTCTGAAGACGGTTACTGCAATTCGTCTGATGGGGGCGGATTGCATTATTAGCGGGATTCGTCCGCAGATCGCGCAAACCATCGTTCATCTGGGCGTTGATCTCCAGGGAGTGACGACGAAGTCCAACCTGGCCGATGCCCTGGCGCTGGCCCTCAAACGAACCGGCTTTACCGTAGCGAGGAATCGGCCGTGA
- a CDS encoding STAS domain-containing protein, with the protein MGEFLLVTIQVDMHDRMALQLQDDLTRHIEKTGARGVLIDISALEMVDSFIGRMIANISSISQILDAQTVIVGMQPAVAITLVELGMQLAGVKTALTVERGMKCLREMRASSAGGEHASHEE; encoded by the coding sequence ATGGGCGAATTCCTCCTCGTCACAATTCAAGTGGACATGCACGATCGCATGGCGCTTCAATTACAGGACGACTTGACGCGCCACATCGAGAAGACCGGTGCCCGGGGCGTTTTGATCGATATCTCGGCTTTGGAAATGGTCGATTCGTTCATCGGGCGAATGATTGCCAATATCTCCAGTATTTCGCAAATTCTGGATGCCCAGACAGTGATTGTCGGCATGCAGCCGGCCGTGGCGATTACCCTCGTCGAACTCGGCATGCAACTTGCGGGTGTAAAAACGGCTTTAACCGTCGAACGGGGTATGAAATGCCTGCGGGAAATGCGGGCCTCATCAGCGGGGGGAGAGCATGCCAGTCACGAAGAGTGA
- a CDS encoding anti-sigma regulatory factor encodes MPVTKSDTLPLMSEQDIVHTRQLVRKLALEQGFSLVDQTKLVTAASELARNTVKYGGGGHVFWELLTDGSRKGIRLRFQDEGPGIEDVSLAMTEGWTSGNGMGLGLSGSKRLVNEFDIDSAPGRGTRVTIARWK; translated from the coding sequence ATGCCAGTCACGAAGAGTGACACCCTTCCCTTGATGTCGGAGCAGGATATCGTCCATACCCGACAACTTGTTCGCAAACTTGCGCTGGAACAGGGCTTTTCATTGGTCGATCAGACAAAACTGGTTACCGCCGCGAGCGAACTCGCTCGAAATACCGTCAAATATGGCGGCGGCGGACACGTATTCTGGGAATTGCTCACAGACGGCTCCCGGAAAGGAATTCGTCTGCGCTTTCAGGATGAGGGGCCGGGAATCGAAGATGTCTCTCTGGCGATGACCGAGGGATGGACTTCCGGCAACGGTATGGGATTGGGGCTTTCCGGCTCCAAGCGGCTGGTCAATGAATTCGATATTGATTCTGCTCCTGGCCGGGGAACGCGTGTGACCATCGCCCGCTGGAAATAA
- a CDS encoding ATP-binding SpoIIE family protein phosphatase, with protein MPSHLIFPINESSQVGEARRMASRIAEQAGFGENDRGKVAIVATELATNLVKHARQGRILLRSFRSAAESIVEILSIDSNPGKADFAACLADGYSTAGTPGNGLGAVKRLSRTFDFYSGPGNGTVILSQIAPGEFKDTQPSRSHFEWCALTVAAPGETVCGDACGVEVREGQLRLMIADGLGHGPGAAEASEKACDVFTQMNSFTPRALIELSHRSLMGTRGAALAAASADANSQDLEFAGVGNISASLQSLTGSRGLMSYNGTLGAQFRSVRQLTYQWAKDSILVLHSDGIKTHWSLTDNPGLFHCHPAVIAAVLLRDQCRGRDDASIVVVRRKSA; from the coding sequence ATGCCGTCGCATCTGATTTTCCCGATAAACGAGAGCTCGCAGGTCGGGGAAGCGCGAAGAATGGCCAGCCGCATTGCGGAACAGGCCGGATTTGGAGAAAACGATCGCGGCAAAGTCGCTATTGTCGCCACGGAACTGGCGACGAATCTCGTCAAGCACGCGCGACAGGGCCGAATCTTGCTACGGTCTTTTAGATCCGCTGCCGAATCCATCGTGGAAATTCTGTCCATCGATTCCAATCCCGGGAAGGCGGATTTTGCCGCGTGTCTGGCAGATGGTTATTCGACTGCAGGCACGCCGGGCAATGGCCTGGGTGCAGTAAAGCGACTATCCCGGACCTTCGATTTTTATTCAGGCCCAGGCAATGGCACTGTCATTCTGTCCCAAATCGCCCCCGGAGAATTCAAGGACACGCAACCTTCAAGATCCCATTTCGAATGGTGTGCGCTAACGGTAGCCGCACCCGGAGAAACCGTTTGCGGAGACGCCTGCGGGGTCGAAGTGAGGGAGGGTCAGCTGCGCCTGATGATTGCCGATGGACTGGGACACGGACCCGGGGCGGCGGAAGCGTCGGAGAAAGCGTGTGATGTTTTTACCCAGATGAATTCGTTTACTCCGCGAGCATTGATCGAGCTTTCGCATCGTAGTTTGATGGGCACGCGTGGAGCTGCCCTGGCAGCGGCTTCGGCCGATGCGAATTCCCAGGATCTGGAGTTTGCCGGTGTCGGAAATATCTCAGCCAGCCTTCAGAGCCTGACCGGTTCGCGGGGACTGATGTCCTACAACGGCACTCTGGGAGCTCAGTTCCGCTCGGTCCGGCAGTTGACTTATCAATGGGCGAAAGATTCGATTCTGGTACTGCATTCCGATGGGATCAAGACACACTGGAGTTTAACCGATAATCCCGGACTGTTTCACTGTCATCCCGCCGTAATTGCCGCCGTGCTGTTGCGCGATCAGTGCCGGGGTCGAGACGACGCGTCGATCGTTGTGGTCCGCCGAAAGTCCGCTTGA
- a CDS encoding sensor histidine kinase, giving the protein MWDSLPQLPNEEIANLDREGLIARLRDQSELLKSLTTELAETNQGVVALYAELEDRAEQLRAASDLKSRFLSYMSHEFRTPLGAILSIARILLDRMDGPLTDEQEKQVSFIKSSATELTDMVNDLLDLAKVEAGRIAISPAWFEMVDLFAALRGMFKPILFKADVSLIFEEPHEISRIYTDDVKLSQILRNFISNALKFTNQGEVRVITRPVENDCVEFQVADSGIGISAENLSAIFHDWVQLDSPMQKRLRGSGLGLSLSKRFAEMLGGRVGVTSKLGVGSVFSVIIPRCLPGHQTEGTMSSLEPRGGT; this is encoded by the coding sequence ATGTGGGATTCCCTTCCCCAACTCCCGAATGAAGAAATCGCAAACCTCGATCGCGAAGGTTTGATAGCCCGCTTGCGCGATCAATCGGAGCTCCTGAAATCGTTGACCACCGAGCTAGCGGAGACCAATCAGGGAGTGGTAGCGCTCTATGCCGAGTTGGAGGATCGCGCCGAGCAGTTGCGGGCGGCGTCGGATCTTAAGAGCCGATTTTTGTCCTACATGAGCCACGAGTTTCGCACGCCCCTCGGCGCCATTCTGAGCATCGCCCGCATCCTGCTGGATCGGATGGACGGCCCCCTGACCGACGAGCAGGAAAAGCAGGTATCCTTCATCAAATCCTCGGCCACCGAATTGACCGATATGGTCAACGATCTACTCGATCTGGCAAAAGTCGAAGCTGGTCGCATCGCCATTTCCCCGGCCTGGTTCGAGATGGTGGATCTGTTTGCCGCCCTGCGGGGCATGTTCAAACCGATTCTTTTCAAGGCCGATGTGTCGCTGATTTTCGAAGAGCCGCACGAGATTTCGCGGATCTATACCGACGACGTGAAACTCTCGCAAATTCTCCGAAATTTTATTTCCAACGCTCTGAAATTTACCAATCAGGGAGAGGTTCGGGTTATCACCCGTCCCGTCGAGAATGACTGCGTCGAATTTCAAGTCGCCGATAGCGGCATCGGTATCAGTGCGGAAAATCTATCTGCAATTTTTCACGACTGGGTTCAGCTGGATTCGCCCATGCAAAAGCGGCTGAGAGGCTCGGGGTTGGGCCTTTCGCTCAGTAAGCGATTTGCCGAAATGCTCGGCGGGCGCGTCGGTGTGACCAGTAAATTGGGGGTCGGCTCGGTCTTTTCGGTGATAATCCCACGCTGCCTGCCCGGACACCAGACCGAGGGGACGATGAGTTCTCTCGAACCGCGGGGAGGGACTTAA